Proteins encoded by one window of Archaeoglobus veneficus SNP6:
- a CDS encoding SHOCT domain-containing protein, which yields MTQVIEKTPAQKVNKEDPIEKLKKLKELYDLGILSEEEYQRKRKELLEML from the coding sequence ATGACTCAGGTAATCGAAAAAACTCCCGCACAGAAAGTGAACAAAGAAGATCCCATTGAAAAATTAAAGAAATTAAAAGAATTGTATGACTTGGGCATACTTAGTGAGGAGGAATATCAGAGAAAGAGAAAAGAGCTGTTAGAGATGCTTTAA
- the pheS gene encoding phenylalanine--tRNA ligase subunit alpha codes for MVLSPIEIQLLKALEEGRRYRLDEAAEASGMKKDAVLKAAHLLQEKGLAKVETIKKRIYRLTGEGERYLKEGLPEERLVKLLHEPKHIKDLEKELGKQEFGIALGWLRRKKAVEIQDGVVRLVRVPEFREKGALRAISACNADAVSEDDVKSLLRRKLIDFDEEKEIYVTVLEKPEAELKDYVTDLTPEILTSGSWKGKEFLKYDITIPSRDIFTAKLHPYERIIRECRKIFLEMGFTEIKGHYVQPAFWNFDALFQPQDHPARDMQDTFYLDSYVELEGDVVERVRLTHENGWETGSTGWGGVWSIDRARQLVLRTHTTAITIHYLAENPEPPVKAFCIDRVYRRETIDATHLPEFDQLEGVVLDENVGFKDLLGLLKEFFLKMGFEDVRFRPGYFPYTEPSVEPEVYAEGLGWIELGGAGVFRKEVTQPLGIKGRVLAWGLGIGRLAMLRLGMKDLRRLYLPDIGWLRSVPAIKR; via the coding sequence ATGGTGCTATCGCCTATAGAGATCCAACTGCTTAAAGCCCTCGAAGAAGGCAGGAGATACAGGCTGGATGAGGCAGCCGAAGCCTCAGGAATGAAGAAGGATGCCGTTCTCAAGGCAGCCCACCTGCTGCAGGAAAAGGGGCTGGCAAAAGTCGAGACGATAAAGAAGAGAATATACAGGCTGACAGGGGAAGGCGAAAGGTATCTGAAAGAGGGACTGCCTGAGGAGAGACTGGTCAAACTTCTCCATGAACCGAAGCACATAAAGGATCTCGAGAAAGAACTTGGAAAGCAGGAGTTTGGTATAGCCCTCGGCTGGTTGAGGAGAAAGAAAGCTGTTGAGATACAGGATGGCGTTGTAAGGCTGGTACGCGTTCCGGAGTTTAGGGAAAAGGGGGCGCTGAGGGCTATTTCTGCCTGCAACGCTGATGCCGTCAGTGAGGATGACGTAAAAAGCCTCCTCAGAAGAAAACTCATCGATTTTGACGAAGAAAAGGAGATATACGTCACAGTGCTGGAGAAGCCAGAGGCTGAGCTTAAGGATTACGTAACAGACCTGACGCCGGAAATTTTAACCTCAGGCTCGTGGAAGGGCAAGGAGTTTCTCAAATACGACATTACAATCCCTTCGAGGGATATCTTCACCGCAAAGCTCCACCCATACGAGAGAATAATAAGAGAGTGCCGCAAAATCTTCCTCGAGATGGGATTTACGGAGATAAAGGGTCACTACGTCCAGCCCGCTTTCTGGAACTTCGACGCTTTATTCCAGCCGCAAGACCATCCTGCAAGGGATATGCAGGACACGTTCTACCTCGACAGCTACGTTGAGCTTGAGGGAGATGTGGTCGAGAGAGTTAGGCTGACACATGAGAATGGGTGGGAGACTGGCTCAACGGGCTGGGGAGGCGTATGGAGCATTGATAGAGCGAGACAGCTCGTGCTGAGAACACACACAACGGCGATAACCATTCATTACCTCGCAGAAAATCCGGAGCCGCCGGTTAAGGCCTTCTGCATTGATAGAGTTTATCGCCGCGAAACAATCGACGCCACACATCTTCCAGAATTCGATCAGCTCGAGGGAGTCGTTCTCGATGAAAATGTTGGCTTCAAAGACCTCCTCGGCCTGCTTAAGGAATTCTTCCTCAAAATGGGCTTTGAAGATGTCCGCTTCAGGCCGGGTTATTTCCCCTACACAGAGCCGAGCGTCGAGCCAGAGGTCTACGCCGAGGGTCTGGGCTGGATAGAGCTTGGCGGGGCGGGCGTTTTCAGGAAGGAGGTAACGCAGCCTCTTGGCATAAAAGGCAGGGTTCTCGCCTGGGGGCTGGGCATTGGCAGACTCGCGATGCTCAGGCTTGGAATGAAGGATCTGAGAAGACTCTACCTGCCAGACATAGGCTGGTTGAGAAGCGTGCCGGCAATAAAGCGATAG
- a CDS encoding Kae1-associated kinase Bud32 — protein MASEPIVYLGGEAEVRIYEDIVEKIRRPKRYRIPQLDEILRRRRTKMEAKIISMARRNGVATPIILDVEGDRIVMERIKGEPVKSVMTPEISREIGKAVAKLHKAGIIHGDITPMNMIYSNGKIYFVDFGLAFIEDRIEPKGVDVHVYFESLKASFDNWRELKQAFIEGYMAYEKAKDVLKRAEEIAERGRYVERVSQA, from the coding sequence ATGGCAAGCGAACCAATAGTCTATTTGGGTGGAGAAGCCGAAGTGAGAATTTACGAGGACATTGTGGAAAAGATAAGGAGACCAAAGAGATATCGCATTCCGCAGCTCGACGAGATTTTAAGGCGGCGAAGAACCAAAATGGAAGCGAAGATAATTTCGATGGCAAGGCGAAACGGCGTTGCTACACCGATAATCCTCGACGTAGAAGGTGACAGAATTGTAATGGAAAGAATAAAAGGCGAACCTGTTAAGAGCGTAATGACTCCAGAGATAAGCAGAGAGATAGGAAAAGCTGTAGCAAAGCTGCATAAAGCTGGGATAATTCACGGAGACATTACGCCAATGAATATGATTTACAGCAACGGTAAGATTTACTTCGTCGATTTCGGGCTTGCGTTCATCGAGGACAGGATTGAACCCAAGGGCGTCGATGTTCACGTTTACTTTGAGTCCCTCAAAGCCTCTTTCGACAACTGGAGGGAGCTAAAGCAGGCATTTATTGAGGGCTACATGGCGTACGAAAAAGCTAAGGATGTTCTTAAGAGGGCTGAAGAAATTGCCGAAAGGGGGAGGTACGTGGAAAGGGTGAGTCAGGCTTAG
- a CDS encoding 30S ribosomal protein S24e, whose protein sequence is MEIFVEKDRQNPLLKRREIYFRLKYEEEGATPSRKDVRQKIAGLFNANLDTVIIDYIKPEFGKCEAFCYAKIYDSVEDLHAIEEDHIIKRNFGKSEGEGEEGEGEEE, encoded by the coding sequence ATGGAGATCTTCGTTGAAAAGGACAGGCAGAACCCGCTTCTCAAGAGGAGGGAAATCTACTTCAGGCTGAAGTATGAGGAAGAAGGGGCGACACCTTCGAGGAAAGACGTGAGGCAGAAAATCGCAGGGTTATTCAACGCGAACCTTGATACGGTCATCATAGACTACATCAAGCCGGAATTCGGTAAGTGTGAGGCGTTCTGCTACGCCAAGATCTACGATAGCGTCGAAGACTTGCACGCAATCGAAGAAGACCACATAATAAAGAGAAACTTTGGAAAGTCTGAGGGAGAAGGCGAGGAAGGAGAGGGAGAGGAAGAGTGA
- the pheT gene encoding phenylalanine--tRNA ligase subunit beta, which translates to MPVVTLYWDELERLVGKSREEILERLPMLGCDIERVEEDHVDVEFFPNRPDLYSVEGVARALRGFLDIEHGYKEYQAKSADWKIVVEPAVLEVRPRIVGCVVRNLKITDEVIRSLMEVQEDLHWTIGRNRRKMAIGVHDLSKVYFPLRYTAVDSSFSFVPLDFSEEMSVAEILEKHPKGKEYRFILEGKDRYPMILDSKNEVISFPPVINAEKTRVTERTTDLFIDVTGFDENVDKALSILATMLADRGGIIESVEITYPDGRTELTPDLSPKRMVVSKDEIYALLGFEMSDDDIKLALERMRFGVGRIDESVEVLVPPYRADIMHEWDIIEDIAIGYGYDRIEPEYPPTNAIGTTHNWNEMREIAREVMIGLGYLEVITFTLTNERVQYEYMRRSGEAWKDYTPLMHPLTEDHTIVRTDILPKLLELLSYNTHHAMPQRIFEVGDVVVGTKNRLRLAACSTHARANFAEIRSVVQAVMRELDLEWSVAESSDDAFIEGRRADIVVDGKKVGVFGEIHPEVLENFKLATPVVAFELDLSELFDVGELL; encoded by the coding sequence ATGCCAGTTGTCACGCTTTACTGGGACGAGCTTGAAAGGCTCGTTGGAAAGAGCAGAGAAGAAATCCTCGAAAGGCTGCCGATGCTTGGCTGTGACATTGAGAGGGTTGAGGAGGATCACGTTGATGTTGAGTTCTTCCCGAATAGGCCAGATCTGTACAGTGTTGAGGGCGTTGCGAGGGCGTTGCGGGGCTTCCTCGACATAGAGCATGGCTACAAAGAGTATCAGGCAAAATCCGCAGACTGGAAAATAGTCGTTGAGCCCGCCGTTCTTGAAGTAAGGCCCAGAATCGTGGGATGTGTTGTTAGAAACCTCAAGATTACCGATGAAGTTATACGCTCGCTTATGGAAGTCCAGGAAGACTTACACTGGACTATAGGCAGAAACAGGAGAAAGATGGCGATAGGTGTCCACGATTTGAGCAAGGTTTACTTCCCTCTCCGCTATACTGCCGTGGATTCATCGTTCTCATTCGTCCCCCTCGACTTCAGCGAGGAGATGAGCGTTGCCGAAATCCTCGAAAAGCACCCAAAGGGTAAGGAGTACAGGTTCATCCTCGAAGGAAAGGACAGATATCCAATGATCCTGGACTCAAAGAACGAGGTCATTTCGTTCCCACCGGTAATCAACGCGGAGAAGACAAGAGTCACTGAGAGGACTACCGATCTGTTCATAGACGTGACGGGCTTCGACGAGAACGTTGACAAAGCTTTAAGCATCCTCGCAACGATGCTTGCCGATAGGGGAGGGATAATAGAAAGCGTTGAGATAACGTATCCTGATGGAAGAACTGAGCTCACGCCGGATCTTAGCCCGAAAAGAATGGTTGTAAGCAAGGACGAGATATATGCCCTTCTTGGCTTCGAGATGAGCGATGATGACATTAAGCTCGCTCTGGAAAGGATGAGGTTTGGAGTGGGCAGGATTGACGAGAGTGTTGAAGTACTGGTACCACCGTACAGGGCTGACATCATGCACGAGTGGGACATAATAGAAGATATCGCGATAGGCTACGGATACGACAGAATTGAACCGGAGTATCCACCAACGAACGCTATAGGCACGACTCACAACTGGAACGAGATGAGGGAGATTGCAAGAGAGGTAATGATTGGTCTCGGCTACTTAGAGGTCATTACTTTCACTTTAACGAATGAGAGGGTGCAGTACGAGTACATGCGCAGAAGTGGCGAGGCATGGAAAGACTACACGCCTCTCATGCATCCTCTGACCGAAGACCACACCATCGTGAGGACGGACATACTGCCAAAGCTGCTCGAGTTACTGTCGTACAACACCCACCACGCGATGCCCCAGCGCATATTCGAAGTTGGAGATGTCGTTGTTGGAACGAAAAACAGACTGAGGCTCGCAGCATGCTCAACCCATGCAAGGGCGAACTTTGCAGAAATCAGGAGCGTTGTTCAGGCAGTCATGAGAGAGCTTGATCTTGAGTGGAGTGTGGCAGAGAGCAGCGATGATGCATTCATAGAAGGAAGGAGAGCAGACATCGTGGTGGACGGCAAGAAGGTTGGAGTGTTTGGAGAAATACACCCCGAAGTCCTGGAGAACTTCAAGCTTGCAACGCCAGTGGTTGCTTTCGAACTCGACCTATCGGAGCTGTTTGATGTCGGTGAGCTTTTGTAG
- the spt4 gene encoding transcription elongation factor subunit Spt4: protein MTELACRKCKFISLNSTVCKNCGSTELTKEWYGYLIIIDPEKSEVAKKLGVKIPGKYALKVG, encoded by the coding sequence ATGACCGAGCTTGCCTGCAGGAAGTGCAAGTTCATAAGTCTCAATTCGACAGTCTGCAAAAACTGCGGAAGTACTGAACTCACGAAGGAATGGTACGGTTACTTAATCATCATAGATCCGGAGAAGAGCGAAGTAGCAAAAAAGCTCGGGGTAAAGATTCCCGGTAAATATGCGCTCAAGGTAGGCTGA
- a CDS encoding HFX_2341 family transcriptional regulator domain-containing protein: MFTITSITMKILRVVHIIPLGFERSIVTRAIRKIGGEKVHILSIGPENARLRDPDLYKKQQYFTYAVINDLRKMGYEVEFHDVDLFNFESALSKISELIVQEKTRGARVYINISAFGRLIAVVASLAGWYHDCTVYYVEPDRYYENEEEFFKYGRSVCIDPEIIELPKIEIAKLSEEERFTLSFLINKGGQAKTDEILKALEKKFQEFKIECKDRSEYRREYQKVINKLNRRILDKLESKKYIERIKAGRYNRIDLTDEGKIIALLERGTF, translated from the coding sequence ATGTTTACGATAACATCGATAACAATGAAAATATTAAGAGTAGTCCACATCATACCGCTTGGATTCGAAAGATCAATTGTAACCAGAGCTATCAGGAAAATTGGTGGTGAGAAAGTACACATACTCTCGATAGGTCCCGAAAACGCACGCCTTCGAGATCCAGATCTTTACAAAAAGCAGCAATATTTTACATATGCCGTGATAAATGACTTAAGAAAAATGGGCTATGAAGTGGAGTTTCATGATGTAGACCTTTTCAATTTTGAATCTGCACTTAGTAAAATTTCCGAACTGATAGTTCAGGAAAAAACGAGGGGAGCAAGGGTTTACATCAATATCTCTGCGTTCGGTAGGTTAATCGCAGTAGTAGCTTCGCTTGCTGGTTGGTATCATGACTGCACAGTTTACTATGTGGAACCTGACAGATACTATGAAAATGAGGAGGAGTTTTTCAAATATGGGAGAAGTGTCTGCATTGACCCTGAGATAATAGAGCTTCCGAAAATAGAAATAGCAAAGTTGTCCGAAGAGGAACGATTTACTCTGTCATTCCTAATCAATAAAGGAGGACAAGCCAAGACGGACGAAATTTTAAAAGCGCTGGAGAAGAAATTCCAGGAATTCAAGATTGAATGTAAAGATCGTAGTGAATACCGTAGAGAATATCAGAAGGTCATTAACAAGTTGAACAGGCGTATACTTGACAAGCTGGAATCCAAGAAATACATAGAGAGAATAAAAGCGGGAAGATATAACAGAATAGATTTAACTGACGAGGGAAAAATTATTGCGCTGCTTGAGAGAGGTACGTTTTAA
- the ribA gene encoding GTP cyclohydrolase II produces the protein MQEIIEAVRAGKPFIIFDDKKSVLGVPADVVSGRVIALIMKNCDEYRLAMPWKHITALGLNRFLLYGGTVIPLDCSKNGISAEERADFIRRLVKGNVKPEEIVFPGRIFVEEAKEGGVLERPAFGEACIDIARMAGFSSSALYSTLITPSGDVADESYAAEFAKENGLPVISIKELIMHRLKNEKLVKRVVEATLPTKFYGTFKAVGYETPIGEIVALVRGDVSEGDVLVRIHSECLTGDVFHSLRCDCGDQLEKALKMIDKEDKGVAIYMRGHEGRGIGLINKLMAYKLQEEGKDTVEANIELGFPPDMRSYGIAAQILIDLGVKSVRLMTNNPLKIEELKKYGFKVRREAIEVEPSEENLNYLKAKKEKMGHMLCIND, from the coding sequence ATGCAAGAAATCATCGAAGCCGTAAGGGCGGGAAAGCCCTTTATCATTTTTGATGATAAAAAATCCGTCCTCGGCGTTCCTGCAGACGTCGTTTCCGGGCGTGTAATCGCTCTTATTATGAAGAACTGCGACGAGTACCGCCTTGCAATGCCGTGGAAACACATAACTGCTCTTGGCTTGAACAGATTCCTCCTATACGGTGGAACCGTAATTCCTCTCGACTGCAGCAAAAATGGTATTTCGGCTGAAGAAAGGGCTGATTTCATAAGGCGACTTGTTAAGGGTAATGTAAAGCCTGAGGAGATAGTGTTCCCGGGCAGAATCTTTGTTGAAGAAGCGAAGGAAGGCGGTGTCCTTGAGAGGCCAGCTTTCGGCGAGGCGTGTATAGATATCGCAAGAATGGCCGGATTCAGCAGTTCTGCTCTCTATTCCACGTTAATAACGCCCTCTGGAGATGTTGCAGATGAAAGCTATGCTGCCGAATTTGCGAAGGAGAACGGGCTACCAGTAATTAGCATAAAAGAGCTCATAATGCACAGGCTCAAAAACGAGAAGCTCGTCAAGAGGGTCGTTGAAGCAACTCTGCCAACGAAGTTCTACGGCACGTTTAAAGCTGTGGGTTACGAGACTCCTATCGGCGAGATAGTCGCCCTCGTAAGAGGAGATGTCTCGGAGGGCGATGTCCTCGTCCGCATACATTCAGAGTGCCTTACTGGAGACGTTTTCCACTCACTTCGCTGCGACTGTGGAGATCAGCTTGAGAAAGCTTTGAAGATGATAGACAAGGAAGACAAAGGCGTGGCAATATACATGAGAGGACATGAGGGGCGAGGAATCGGTCTCATCAACAAGCTGATGGCCTATAAGCTGCAGGAGGAAGGGAAGGATACCGTTGAGGCGAACATAGAACTCGGCTTCCCACCTGACATGAGGAGCTACGGAATCGCAGCCCAGATTCTGATAGACTTGGGTGTTAAAAGCGTAAGGCTCATGACCAACAACCCGCTGAAGATAGAGGAGCTGAAGAAGTACGGCTTCAAGGTTAGAAGGGAAGCGATAGAGGTTGAGCCATCGGAGGAGAACCTGAACTATCTCAAGGCGAAAAAGGAAAAGATGGGGCACATGCTGTGTATTAATGATTGA
- a CDS encoding TFIIB-type zinc ribbon-containing protein yields the protein MKRILVCPVCKSTDVEYDTAGVTGKYRCKNCGFVGSAVLEMTEGEYKEMIEGEEIEKKAEQEIRGKKRKQDQEEKGEKRDFHF from the coding sequence ATGAAGCGAATTCTCGTTTGCCCTGTTTGCAAATCAACGGATGTGGAATACGATACTGCTGGCGTCACGGGGAAGTATCGCTGCAAGAACTGCGGTTTCGTTGGTTCAGCAGTCCTTGAGATGACTGAGGGAGAATACAAGGAGATGATCGAAGGAGAGGAAATAGAGAAAAAGGCTGAGCAGGAGATTCGTGGTAAGAAGCGGAAACAAGATCAGGAAGAGAAGGGTGAGAAGCGGGACTTCCACTTCTGA
- a CDS encoding 30S ribosomal protein S27ae, which yields MAKAQEVVSKFYEIKGDKVVRKRKFCPRCGEGVFLAEHKDRRTCGKCGYTEFKK from the coding sequence ATGGCGAAGGCACAGGAAGTAGTTTCCAAGTTCTACGAAATAAAGGGAGACAAGGTTGTCAGGAAGAGAAAGTTCTGTCCGAGGTGTGGCGAGGGAGTTTTCCTGGCAGAGCACAAGGACAGGCGAACATGTGGCAAGTGCGGCTACACTGAATTCAAGAAATGA
- the rpoE gene encoding DNA-directed RNA polymerase gives MYARIRVRDTVRVPPTRLGEDIEEVIRDLLWEQFEGRLDREYGMLIGIENIEDIGEGRIIEGDGAVYFDVEFTAIVFKPLLQEVIEGEVVEVVEFGAFVSIGPLDALLHMSQITDDFMVYDEKNKKLIGRETKKSLGEGDLVRARIVALSLKEREPERSKIGLTMRQPWLGNLKWIEEEIKKLEKEGAA, from the coding sequence ATGTACGCAAGGATAAGAGTTCGTGATACTGTCAGAGTCCCTCCCACGAGGCTCGGAGAAGACATAGAGGAGGTAATCAGGGATCTGCTCTGGGAGCAGTTTGAGGGCAGACTTGATAGAGAGTACGGTATGCTCATCGGGATAGAGAACATAGAGGACATCGGTGAGGGGCGTATAATCGAAGGGGACGGGGCGGTATACTTCGATGTAGAGTTTACGGCCATCGTGTTCAAGCCTCTCCTTCAGGAGGTTATAGAGGGTGAGGTTGTCGAGGTTGTGGAATTTGGTGCCTTTGTTTCTATTGGCCCGCTTGACGCGCTTCTCCATATGAGTCAGATAACCGACGATTTTATGGTGTATGACGAGAAAAACAAGAAGCTGATCGGGAGAGAGACCAAGAAGAGCTTGGGTGAGGGCGACCTGGTTAGGGCGAGAATAGTTGCCCTCAGCCTGAAAGAGAGAGAGCCGGAAAGGAGCAAGATTGGTTTAACCATGCGCCAGCCCTGGCTCGGCAACCTGAAGTGGATTGAAGAGGAAATCAAGAAGCTCGAGAAAGAGGGAGCAGCATGA
- a CDS encoding iron-containing alcohol dehydrogenase: MRKLVSYFKSAEFPRIVEVSENARKKVRNTLEAMDCSSALLITGKNVYDAVARKIEERLEGLVLRTVFVTTLRLEDVRRTEVEMGLEEVDSVVGVGGGRVLDFGKVISSELNAPFISIPSTASHDGIASPVASFKENGKPVSISTNPPAAVLADITVIRNSPIRLVRSGYGDLISNVTAVKDWKLGKEIKDEEYSEVAASMALMPANLLLAEADRLDLKTPSHLELLVKGLILSGMTISIVGSSRPVSGAEHKFSHALDYLGYGNGTHGEQVGIGTIIMEYFHEKAYGVGDWELIKSSLEKIQAPTMAREIGLTKEQVIEALQYAKRVRKKRYTILEDLDPSKEDFEIALEKTGVV, encoded by the coding sequence ATGAGGAAGCTTGTGAGTTATTTCAAAAGCGCAGAATTTCCCCGTATCGTAGAAGTTTCTGAAAATGCCCGAAAAAAAGTCAGGAACACTCTCGAAGCGATGGATTGCTCCTCGGCTCTACTTATTACGGGCAAGAACGTGTACGATGCTGTAGCGAGAAAGATAGAGGAGAGACTCGAAGGCCTTGTTTTGAGAACGGTTTTTGTTACCACGCTGCGGCTTGAAGACGTAAGAAGGACCGAGGTCGAAATGGGGCTTGAAGAGGTTGACAGCGTCGTCGGCGTTGGAGGTGGACGCGTCCTTGACTTTGGTAAGGTCATCTCCTCTGAGCTTAACGCTCCCTTCATAAGCATACCTTCCACAGCGTCCCACGATGGAATTGCATCTCCTGTAGCGAGTTTTAAGGAGAACGGGAAACCTGTTTCGATATCAACCAATCCTCCCGCTGCCGTTCTTGCGGACATTACGGTCATAAGGAATAGCCCCATTCGTTTGGTTAGGAGCGGTTATGGTGATCTGATTTCAAACGTTACGGCTGTTAAGGACTGGAAACTCGGAAAAGAAATCAAAGACGAGGAATACAGCGAAGTAGCGGCATCCATGGCGCTTATGCCGGCAAACCTGCTGCTCGCCGAAGCTGATAGACTCGACCTCAAGACACCATCGCATCTCGAACTTCTCGTCAAGGGACTCATTCTGAGCGGGATGACAATATCGATAGTTGGCAGCAGCAGACCTGTAAGTGGAGCGGAGCACAAGTTCAGTCACGCCCTGGACTACCTGGGATATGGAAATGGGACGCACGGTGAGCAGGTAGGAATCGGAACAATCATTATGGAGTACTTCCACGAGAAGGCCTACGGCGTGGGAGACTGGGAACTCATAAAGAGCTCGCTCGAAAAAATTCAGGCACCAACGATGGCGAGGGAAATCGGGCTTACGAAGGAGCAGGTTATTGAGGCGTTGCAGTATGCGAAGAGGGTAAGGAAGAAGAGGTACACGATACTCGAAGATTTGGATCCAAGTAAGGAGGATTTTGAGATAGCCCTTGAGAAGACGGGGGTCGTATGA
- a CDS encoding GTP-dependent dephospho-CoA kinase family protein yields the protein MLRLPEELRKECRKPQGRLCSLDSVNPVAAVGDVVSYSLLSMGRKPVIIVFDGRTERRKFEQLEELERMTAEYERIEVENPPSTITYELVVALKRAVEVAAEGVRTKVFVKGEEDLALMPLVCLLPSGSVVYGQPGEGVVEVNVTPEKKLLILQLMEQMERLKRDGKNGEDVISLCRGWSNGDLR from the coding sequence ATGCTGAGGCTGCCCGAAGAGCTGAGGAAAGAGTGCAGGAAGCCACAGGGGAGGCTGTGCAGTCTGGATTCGGTGAATCCGGTAGCTGCCGTTGGGGATGTCGTAAGTTACTCCCTGCTCTCAATGGGCCGCAAGCCAGTAATCATAGTTTTTGACGGCAGAACAGAGAGGAGAAAATTCGAGCAGCTCGAAGAGCTCGAAAGGATGACTGCAGAGTACGAACGCATTGAAGTTGAGAATCCTCCCTCAACGATAACCTATGAGCTCGTCGTAGCTTTGAAGAGGGCTGTGGAAGTGGCAGCAGAAGGTGTAAGGACAAAGGTCTTCGTTAAGGGTGAAGAGGACCTGGCTCTAATGCCGCTGGTGTGTCTGCTCCCCTCAGGCAGCGTCGTTTACGGGCAGCCGGGTGAGGGGGTTGTGGAGGTAAATGTGACCCCCGAGAAAAAACTACTAATACTCCAGCTCATGGAGCAGATGGAGAGGCTTAAAAGAGATGGTAAAAATGGTGAAGACGTCATTAGTTTGTGCAGGGGGTGGAGCAATGGAGATCTTCGTTGA
- a CDS encoding bifunctional N(6)-L-threonylcarbamoyladenine synthase/serine/threonine protein kinase, whose amino-acid sequence MRALGIEGTAWSLSIGVVDESDVLVLESDPYVPKEGGIHPREASQHHAEKIGALLEKVFSKVEPKSIDVVAFSQGPGMGPCLRVVATAARTLALKLGKPLVGVNHCLAHVEVGRWKTEAKEPVTLYVSGGNSQVIARRGSYYRVFGETLDIGIGNALDKLARHMGLKHPGGPKIEKLAKGGKHYYELPYVVKGMDFSFSGLVTAAQRLYDNGVAMEDVAFSFQETAFAMLTEVTERALAYLNLDEVLLVGGVGANSRLQEMLRVMCEDRNAKFYVPPKELTGDNGAMIAYLGLLMYKHGYETPIEESAVRPDFRIEDVVVNWD is encoded by the coding sequence ATGAGGGCCCTTGGAATCGAGGGCACGGCGTGGAGTCTCAGCATTGGTGTCGTTGACGAAAGTGACGTTCTTGTCCTTGAAAGCGACCCCTACGTGCCGAAAGAGGGGGGAATCCACCCTCGCGAGGCATCCCAGCACCACGCGGAAAAAATAGGAGCTTTACTTGAAAAAGTTTTTTCCAAGGTAGAGCCGAAGAGCATAGACGTTGTTGCTTTTTCTCAGGGCCCGGGTATGGGCCCCTGCCTGAGGGTGGTAGCCACTGCTGCGAGGACTCTCGCTTTAAAGCTTGGTAAACCACTCGTGGGTGTTAACCACTGCTTAGCACACGTTGAGGTCGGAAGGTGGAAAACAGAAGCCAAGGAACCCGTGACACTCTACGTCAGCGGTGGAAACTCACAGGTTATAGCAAGGAGAGGCAGCTACTATAGGGTCTTTGGTGAAACTCTGGACATAGGTATTGGTAATGCTTTGGACAAGCTTGCCAGACACATGGGATTAAAGCACCCTGGGGGACCAAAGATAGAAAAACTTGCAAAGGGAGGAAAGCACTACTACGAGTTACCCTACGTGGTCAAAGGGATGGATTTTTCTTTCAGCGGGCTCGTTACGGCAGCACAGCGATTGTACGATAACGGCGTTGCGATGGAGGACGTTGCCTTCAGCTTCCAGGAAACTGCCTTCGCGATGCTAACTGAAGTGACTGAGAGAGCCCTTGCATATCTGAATCTTGATGAGGTTCTGCTCGTTGGCGGAGTTGGAGCAAATTCCCGCCTTCAGGAGATGCTAAGAGTGATGTGTGAAGACAGGAACGCGAAATTTTACGTTCCGCCGAAAGAGCTAACAGGTGACAACGGGGCGATGATTGCATATCTCGGCCTCCTTATGTACAAGCACGGTTACGAGACACCTATTGAGGAGTCCGCTGTTAGGCCCGATTTCAGGATTGAGGACGTTGTCGTTAACTGGGATTAG